The Tubulanus polymorphus chromosome 1, tnTubPoly1.2, whole genome shotgun sequence genome contains a region encoding:
- the LOC141898088 gene encoding uncharacterized protein LOC141898088 isoform X1 — MASGNGTAAIGKPENAAGEDKTKNTNKSPAKKDSDAPLIANPPAAGINLPANNDLNKGGGRNERGGGVRRGGRGGGYRGNRGNFHDRKGGGGQQQRGGDHHDTDRNHGAGGGSRDFYGNNNRGGGMDRGETTSMLVEDKPKEEKKFTGRCRLFVGNLTPELEEEDFKKMFLEFGDVSEVYLNKQKGFGFIRLDTRHNAEKAKMQLDGTIRKSRILRVRFATHGAALKVRHISPFVSNELLEEAFSKFGQVERAIVIVDDRGRPSGEGIVEFARKPGAQKAMTSINDGVFLLGTSPKPIIVEPLEQKDEEDGLPEKYIQKNSGYSKEREQMPRFANTKSFEYEFGLRWKQLYEMEQKEKERLQKEMEDAVDKLEMEMSNAVHEQQANLLRQELQRLEEQRLAEEMKRREMTMRRQEDERIRREEEEAQRQHRLMRQQQQEEQFRRRQMQQSMGWQDMRKQEMADNRRQQDNRRESMRDMRGNQREREMSQDMHGWKMGNHSEAEHSNAPPMQPPPAPPAGFGLSRESSERQSRFDQPPANYNNQRLVSGMVNMGGGNMAKMSGNMREHMMDRREARDDFESKRPRRF, encoded by the exons ATGGCATCAGGAAATGGAACAGCGGCTATAGGGAAACCTGAAAATGCAGCAGGTgaagataaaaccaaaaatacaaacaagTCTCCAGCCAAAAAAGATTCTGATGCACCGTTGATAGCAAACCCTCCTGCAGCAGGGATAAACCTTCCAGCTAATAACGATCTAAATAAAGGAGGGGGTCGCAACGAACGAGGAGGCGGCGTTAGAAGAGGAGGTCGAGGAGGAGGTTACAGAGGTAATCGAGGTAATTTTCACGACCGAAAAGGTGGTGGTGGCCAGCAGCAGCGAGGCGGTGACCATCATGACACAGATCGGAACCACGGAGCCGGCGGAGGTTCGAGAGATTTTTACGGCAATAATAATCGCGGCGGTGGAATGGATCGCGGTGAAACGACGAGTATGTTAGTCGAAGATAAACcgaaagaagaaaagaaattcacGGGAAGATGTCGATTGTTCGTCGGCAATCTTACGCCGGAATTAGAGGAAGAAGATTTCAAGAAGATGTTTCTCGAATTTGGAGACGTCTCGGAAGTTTATCTGAATAAACAGAAAGGATTTGGATTTATCAGAttg GATACGAGACATAACGCGGAGAAAGCGAAAATGCAACTCGACGGAACGATTCGTAAAAGTCGAATTCTACGAGTGAGATTCGCGACTCACGGAGCCGCGCTGAAAGTGCGTCACATTTCACCCTTCGTCAGCAACGAATTACTGGAGGAGGCGTTTTCGAAATTCGGTCAAGTAGAACGGGCTATAGTTATCGTCGATGACCGCGGGCGTCCGAGCGGTGAGGGTATCGTCGAGTTCGCGCGGAAACCCGGCGCGCAGAAAGCGATGACCAGCATCAACGACGGAGTATTCCTACTGGGAACCAGTCCGAAACCGATAATAGTCGAACCCCTCGAACAAAAAGATGAAGAAGACGGGTTGCCTGAAAAGTATATACAGAAAAATTCCGGATATTCCAA ggagCGCGAGCAAATGCCGAGATTCGCTAATACGAAATCATTCGAATACGAATTCGGTTTGAGATGGAAACAGCTATATGAGATGGAACAGAAAGAAAAAGAACGCTTACAGAAAGAGATGGAAGACGCAGTGGATAAACTAGAAATGGAAATGTCGAATGCAGTTCACGAACAACAGGCAAATCTCCTACGTCAAG AGTTACAACGACTCGAAGAGCAACGTCTCGCCGAAGAGATGAAGAGAAGAGAAATGACGATGCGACGACAGGAAGACGAACGAATCCGTCGCGAAGAAGAAGAAGCTCAAAGGCAACACCGTCTGATGAGACAACAACAACAGGAAGAACAATTCAGACGTCGACAGATGCAGCAGAGTATGGGCTGGCAGGACATGCGTAAACAAGAAATGGCg GATAATCGAAGACAGCAGGATAACAGAAGAGAGAGTATGAGAGACATGCGTGGAAATCAGAGAGAAagagaaatgtctcag GATATGCACGGATGGAAAATGGGAAATCATTCTGAAGCTGAACATTCGAATGCTCCGCCGATGCAGCCTCCACCGGCGCCTCCTGCCGGTTTCGGATTGAGTCGAGAGTCTAGTGAG CGCCAGTCACGTTTTGACCAGCCACCCGCCAACTACAACAACCAACGCCTCGTAAGTGGCATGGTTAATATGGGAGGAGGCAATATGGCTAAAATGTCGGGTAATATGCGTGAACACATGATGGATCGTCGTGAAGCCAGAGATGACTTTGAGTCAAAGAGACCGAGAAGATTTTGA
- the LOC141898088 gene encoding protein no-on-transient A-like isoform X2 yields MASGNGTAAIGKPENAAGEDKTKNTNKSPAKKDSDAPLIANPPAAGINLPANNDLNKGGGRNERGGGVRRGGRGGGYRGNRGNFHDRKGGGGQQQRGGDHHDTDRNHGAGGGSRDFYGNNNRGGGMDRGETTSMLVEDKPKEEKKFTGRCRLFVGNLTPELEEEDFKKMFLEFGDVSEVYLNKQKGFGFIRLDTRHNAEKAKMQLDGTIRKSRILRVRFATHGAALKVRHISPFVSNELLEEAFSKFGQVERAIVIVDDRGRPSGEGIVEFARKPGAQKAMTSINDGVFLLGTSPKPIIVEPLEQKDEEDGLPEKYIQKNSGYSKEREQMPRFANTKSFEYEFGLRWKQLYEMEQKEKERLQKEMEDAVDKLEMEMSNAVHEQQANLLRQELQRLEEQRLAEEMKRREMTMRRQEDERIRREEEEAQRQHRLMRQQQQEEQFRRRQMQQSMGWQDMRKQEMADNRRQQDNRRESMRDMRGNQREREMSQDMHGWKMGNHSEAEHSNAPPMQPPPAPPAGFGLSRESSERRMW; encoded by the exons ATGGCATCAGGAAATGGAACAGCGGCTATAGGGAAACCTGAAAATGCAGCAGGTgaagataaaaccaaaaatacaaacaagTCTCCAGCCAAAAAAGATTCTGATGCACCGTTGATAGCAAACCCTCCTGCAGCAGGGATAAACCTTCCAGCTAATAACGATCTAAATAAAGGAGGGGGTCGCAACGAACGAGGAGGCGGCGTTAGAAGAGGAGGTCGAGGAGGAGGTTACAGAGGTAATCGAGGTAATTTTCACGACCGAAAAGGTGGTGGTGGCCAGCAGCAGCGAGGCGGTGACCATCATGACACAGATCGGAACCACGGAGCCGGCGGAGGTTCGAGAGATTTTTACGGCAATAATAATCGCGGCGGTGGAATGGATCGCGGTGAAACGACGAGTATGTTAGTCGAAGATAAACcgaaagaagaaaagaaattcacGGGAAGATGTCGATTGTTCGTCGGCAATCTTACGCCGGAATTAGAGGAAGAAGATTTCAAGAAGATGTTTCTCGAATTTGGAGACGTCTCGGAAGTTTATCTGAATAAACAGAAAGGATTTGGATTTATCAGAttg GATACGAGACATAACGCGGAGAAAGCGAAAATGCAACTCGACGGAACGATTCGTAAAAGTCGAATTCTACGAGTGAGATTCGCGACTCACGGAGCCGCGCTGAAAGTGCGTCACATTTCACCCTTCGTCAGCAACGAATTACTGGAGGAGGCGTTTTCGAAATTCGGTCAAGTAGAACGGGCTATAGTTATCGTCGATGACCGCGGGCGTCCGAGCGGTGAGGGTATCGTCGAGTTCGCGCGGAAACCCGGCGCGCAGAAAGCGATGACCAGCATCAACGACGGAGTATTCCTACTGGGAACCAGTCCGAAACCGATAATAGTCGAACCCCTCGAACAAAAAGATGAAGAAGACGGGTTGCCTGAAAAGTATATACAGAAAAATTCCGGATATTCCAA ggagCGCGAGCAAATGCCGAGATTCGCTAATACGAAATCATTCGAATACGAATTCGGTTTGAGATGGAAACAGCTATATGAGATGGAACAGAAAGAAAAAGAACGCTTACAGAAAGAGATGGAAGACGCAGTGGATAAACTAGAAATGGAAATGTCGAATGCAGTTCACGAACAACAGGCAAATCTCCTACGTCAAG AGTTACAACGACTCGAAGAGCAACGTCTCGCCGAAGAGATGAAGAGAAGAGAAATGACGATGCGACGACAGGAAGACGAACGAATCCGTCGCGAAGAAGAAGAAGCTCAAAGGCAACACCGTCTGATGAGACAACAACAACAGGAAGAACAATTCAGACGTCGACAGATGCAGCAGAGTATGGGCTGGCAGGACATGCGTAAACAAGAAATGGCg GATAATCGAAGACAGCAGGATAACAGAAGAGAGAGTATGAGAGACATGCGTGGAAATCAGAGAGAAagagaaatgtctcag GATATGCACGGATGGAAAATGGGAAATCATTCTGAAGCTGAACATTCGAATGCTCCGCCGATGCAGCCTCCACCGGCGCCTCCTGCCGGTTTCGGATTGAGTCGAGAGTCTAGTGAG